A portion of the Patescibacteria group bacterium genome contains these proteins:
- a CDS encoding ferritin family protein → MLSKIPTDLSKIKKEDKDRQILRLGMMAELDAISVYEQLAAETNSRKIKNALLDIAREEKTHVGEFETLLLQIDKEQVEESAAGKKEVNEF, encoded by the coding sequence ATGCTTTCAAAAATACCCACTGATTTATCCAAGATTAAAAAAGAAGACAAAGACCGACAAATTTTAAGGTTGGGAATGATGGCGGAATTAGATGCGATCAGCGTTTATGAACAATTAGCTGCAGAAACTAATAGTCGCAAAATCAAAAATGCCTTGTTGGATATTGCTCGAGAAGAAAAAACCCATGTTGGTGAATTTGAAACCCTGCTTTTACAAATCGACAAAGAACAAGTCGAAGAATCTGCAGCTGGTAAAAAAGAAGTTAATGAATTTTAA
- a CDS encoding exodeoxyribonuclease III, giving the protein MKIYSWNVNGIRSAWNKGFLSWFETENPDIVGLQEMKAQPETIEHLEIPKNYHFYFNPAQKKGYAGVAVFSKIKPQKVLYNIGIKRFDSEGRFLRLDFEDYILISVYMPHGGRAKENLDYKLQVYKKLLILLKTLTSQKVILIGDFNIAHDERDLARPKENKNNIMFLPEEREKIDQLIKMGFIDSFRKFHQNNGHYSWWPYYRQARQRNLGWRLDYIFVSDKLKSKLKNAQIQVRVLGSDHCPVQAELINFAK; this is encoded by the coding sequence ATGAAAATTTATTCTTGGAATGTGAACGGGATAAGATCAGCTTGGAATAAGGGTTTTTTAAGCTGGTTTGAGACGGAAAATCCAGACATTGTCGGTTTGCAGGAAATGAAAGCACAACCCGAAACGATTGAACATCTTGAAATTCCCAAAAATTACCATTTTTATTTTAATCCGGCTCAGAAAAAAGGCTATGCCGGGGTAGCGGTTTTTTCTAAAATTAAGCCTCAAAAAGTACTCTATAATATAGGAATAAAAAGATTTGACTCAGAGGGTCGTTTTTTACGTTTAGATTTTGAGGATTATATTTTAATTAGTGTTTATATGCCTCACGGAGGGCGCGCTAAAGAGAATTTGGATTATAAATTACAGGTCTATAAAAAATTATTGATTTTATTAAAAACATTGACTTCGCAAAAGGTAATTTTGATTGGTGATTTTAATATCGCCCATGACGAAAGAGATTTGGCAAGACCCAAGGAAAATAAAAATAATATTATGTTTTTGCCCGAAGAAAGAGAAAAAATAGATCAATTGATAAAAATGGGTTTTATTGATAGTTTTCGAAAATTTCATCAGAATAATGGACATTATTCTTGGTGGCCATATTATCGCCAAGCTCGTCAAAGAAATTTGGGTTGGCGTTTAGATTATATTTTTGTTTCAGATAAATTAAAATCAAAATTAAAAAACGCCCAGATTCAAGTGCGGGTTTTAGGTTCTGACCATTGTCCAGTTCAAGCGGAACTAATTAACTTCGCAAAATAA
- a CDS encoding L-threonylcarbamoyladenylate synthase, with protein MKIIKINLKNISKNKLIKISQIIKKGGVIVFPSDTCYGLAADATNPKAVRKVFQIKNRPADKPISVIVTNLEMAEKFAKINQYTKIELKKILPGSYTIILPLKKNQKIYTNTNNSISLRIPDFPFTEALSAQIQLPYTATSANLSGSPEIWSAQKAIKFFKSQKVKPDLIIDAGILPQKPLSKIVDFTQQQPKIILRS; from the coding sequence ATGAAAATTATCAAAATAAATCTTAAAAATATTTCGAAAAATAAATTAATCAAAATCAGCCAAATCATTAAAAAAGGCGGAGTAATAGTTTTTCCATCAGACACTTGCTATGGTTTAGCGGCCGATGCCACCAATCCGAAAGCGGTTCGGAAAGTTTTTCAGATTAAAAACAGACCGGCCGATAAACCGATCTCAGTAATCGTGACGAATTTAGAAATGGCGGAAAAATTTGCCAAAATTAACCAATATACCAAAATCGAGCTAAAAAAAATATTGCCAGGATCATATACAATTATTTTACCCTTGAAAAAAAATCAAAAAATTTATACCAACACCAATAATTCAATTAGCTTAAGAATACCTGATTTTCCTTTTACCGAAGCTCTCTCGGCTCAGATTCAACTCCCATATACTGCAACAAGTGCCAATTTGTCCGGATCCCCTGAAATTTGGTCAGCTCAAAAGGCGATTAAATTTTTTAAATCACAAAAAGTTAAACCAGATTTAATCATTGATGCTGGTATTTTACCTCAAAAACCTCTCTCAAAAATTGTTGATTTTACTCAACAACAACCAAAAATTATTTTGCGAAGTTAA
- a CDS encoding S1 RNA-binding domain-containing protein, with amino-acid sequence MIKTEAKMEKILKNQVLYLPLKEGDTAEGSILSKTRNRIWVDVEGRGIGMIPPREIPFEAEDLKIGEKIIAFVLKPEDEKGHIILSLKKADREKIWLNLKRKFEDQENIFVKVVEANRGGLMVETSGAKGFLPLSQLSSKHYPHVGGDKEKILEKLAKLVGLKLDVKIISFDQQALKLIFSEKKASSKVEKEKIASLKVGTKISGTVSGVVDFGIFVRFNLGEEGSEEYEGLVHISEVSWSKVEDIKKEFKIGQKIDAEIISTEEGRISLSIKRLLPDPWVKKVKKYKTDQKIFGKITRVTPFGAFVQLEKDIEGLVHISEIGDEHITDPRSLLEEGQEKEFRIISIEPGAHKIGLSLNIPKSKK; translated from the coding sequence ATGATTAAAACTGAAGCGAAAATGGAAAAAATTCTTAAAAACCAGGTTTTGTATTTGCCCTTGAAAGAAGGTGATACTGCCGAAGGGTCAATTTTAAGTAAGACTCGAAATCGAATTTGGGTTGATGTCGAAGGTCGCGGTATTGGTATGATTCCGCCTCGTGAAATTCCTTTTGAGGCAGAAGATTTAAAAATTGGCGAAAAAATCATCGCCTTTGTCTTAAAACCCGAAGACGAAAAAGGCCATATCATCCTTTCTTTGAAAAAAGCGGATCGGGAAAAAATTTGGTTGAACCTAAAGCGCAAATTTGAAGATCAAGAAAATATTTTCGTGAAAGTCGTGGAAGCAAATCGGGGCGGTTTGATGGTGGAAACTTCTGGGGCAAAAGGATTTTTGCCTTTATCACAATTATCATCTAAGCATTATCCGCATGTTGGTGGGGACAAAGAAAAGATTTTAGAAAAATTAGCCAAGCTCGTTGGCTTGAAATTAGACGTTAAAATTATCAGTTTTGACCAACAAGCCTTAAAATTAATTTTTTCCGAGAAAAAAGCTTCTTCAAAGGTTGAGAAAGAAAAAATTGCGAGTTTGAAAGTTGGCACTAAAATTAGCGGAACAGTTTCAGGAGTAGTTGATTTTGGAATTTTTGTCCGCTTTAATTTGGGCGAAGAAGGCTCAGAAGAATATGAAGGTTTGGTCCACATTTCTGAAGTTTCCTGGAGTAAAGTCGAAGATATCAAAAAAGAGTTTAAAATTGGCCAAAAAATCGACGCCGAAATTATTTCCACCGAAGAAGGCCGGATTTCGTTAAGTATTAAAAGACTTTTGCCTGATCCTTGGGTGAAAAAAGTTAAAAAATATAAAACTGACCAAAAAATCTTCGGCAAAATTACTCGTGTGACGCCGTTTGGAGCTTTTGTACAATTAGAAAAAGATATTGAAGGTTTAGTTCATATTTCTGAAATTGGTGATGAACACATCACTGATCCGAGAAGTTTACTCGAAGAAGGTCAAGAAAAAGAATTTCGCATCATTTCGATTGAGCCAGGCGCACATAAAATTGGTCTCAGTTTAAATATTCCAAAAAGCAAAAAATAA
- a CDS encoding MBL fold metallo-hydrolase: MEIKWYGQSCFALQTKKVKIIIDPYSDSIGLKLPLQLTANIVLVTHNHQDHNNVEAISGNNGEKPFRITGPGEYEVSGIYFHGIGSFHDKLEGKERGLNTIYTIDDGNIRLCHLGDLGTGLSDEQLEQIGEVDILFVPVGGTYTIDVAKAVAVIGQIDPKIVIPMHYQLPGLQVDLAEVGEFLEAEGISNKEACEVYRVAKSDLPAEERDVVIFKAQNK; the protein is encoded by the coding sequence ATGGAAATTAAATGGTATGGGCAATCATGTTTTGCCCTGCAAACCAAAAAAGTAAAAATTATTATTGATCCATATTCGGACAGCATTGGTTTGAAATTACCCTTACAATTAACGGCAAATATTGTTTTAGTCACCCATAATCATCAAGATCATAATAATGTTGAGGCAATTTCAGGAAACAATGGCGAAAAACCTTTTAGGATTACCGGTCCGGGCGAGTATGAAGTTTCGGGGATTTATTTTCATGGTATCGGAAGTTTTCATGATAAGTTAGAAGGAAAAGAGCGTGGTTTAAATACAATTTATACTATCGATGATGGCAATATTCGACTTTGTCATTTAGGAGATTTAGGCACGGGTTTAAGTGACGAGCAATTGGAACAAATTGGCGAAGTTGATATTTTATTTGTGCCAGTGGGTGGTACGTATACGATTGACGTGGCGAAAGCCGTCGCGGTAATTGGCCAAATTGATCCTAAAATTGTCATTCCAATGCACTATCAATTGCCGGGCTTGCAAGTTGATTTAGCTGAAGTCGGAGAATTTTTGGAAGCTGAGGGAATTTCTAACAAGGAAGCATGTGAAGTGTATCGAGTGGCAAAATCTGATTTACCAGCCGAAGAAAGAGATGTAGTGATTTTTAAGGCACAGAATAAGTAA
- a CDS encoding LysM peptidoglycan-binding domain-containing protein, translating into MPIEPVIKSYLPLDDDSETPDSKEERIVEKEGDSKEPFSLEDERAFAVGLTTIIVVVGLLVIFGVWYFVTHNQAAEVSTNESMSDQPGEKVLGESIEPDQNTIPTDSEQTVGTETETTSTFPGGVYTVESGDTLYSIGLKLKVDWKEIAQLNNLESPYNLKKGQELQIPQ; encoded by the coding sequence ATGCCCATAGAGCCTGTAATAAAAAGTTACCTGCCTTTGGATGATGATTCAGAAACGCCAGATTCGAAAGAAGAAAGAATTGTTGAAAAGGAGGGAGATTCCAAGGAACCATTTTCCCTGGAAGACGAAAGAGCTTTTGCCGTAGGCCTTACCACCATCATTGTGGTAGTGGGTTTATTGGTAATTTTTGGTGTTTGGTATTTCGTGACGCATAACCAAGCCGCAGAAGTATCAACAAATGAATCTATGTCTGATCAACCGGGCGAAAAGGTTTTGGGCGAAAGCATCGAACCGGACCAAAATACTATTCCCACTGATTCCGAACAAACGGTCGGGACTGAAACTGAAACAACTTCAACATTTCCCGGCGGTGTTTATACAGTTGAATCAGGTGATACTTTATATTCAATTGGTTTGAAACTGAAAGTCGATTGGAAAGAAATTGCGCAATTAAACAATTTAGAGAGTCCATATAATTTAAAGAAGGGTCAGGAATTACAAATTCCCCAATAA
- a CDS encoding lytic transglycosylase domain-containing protein, which translates to MKRKIKILSVTFIVILVGIFVYFYLPKILSDTVYPLEYKDLIKKYATEYQLDPNFVAGVIFSESHFNAHATSPVGARGLMQIMPQTGRGIARSLGEEASYSPDKLYNPETNIKYGCWYLRNLTNKYPWDVSYVLIAYNGGVALADRFATYGGSLNAETSYYYVKVQKNKQIYDQLYGKWWESEKKVKMKPTLKDIILSWMLGR; encoded by the coding sequence ATGAAACGTAAAATTAAAATTCTATCAGTAACGTTCATTGTTATTTTGGTCGGAATTTTCGTTTATTTCTATCTTCCAAAAATTTTAAGCGACACGGTTTATCCTTTGGAATATAAAGATTTAATTAAAAAATACGCGACAGAATATCAACTTGATCCAAATTTCGTTGCCGGGGTAATTTTTTCCGAAAGCCATTTTAACGCTCACGCGACTTCACCGGTGGGAGCACGAGGCTTGATGCAAATTATGCCCCAAACTGGCAGAGGAATCGCCCGCAGTTTGGGAGAAGAAGCAAGTTATAGCCCCGATAAATTATATAATCCCGAGACAAATATTAAGTATGGTTGCTGGTATTTGCGGAATTTAACCAACAAATATCCTTGGGATGTGAGTTATGTTTTAATCGCTTATAATGGCGGGGTAGCTTTGGCTGACAGATTTGCCACCTATGGCGGTTCGCTCAATGCGGAAACTTCATATTATTATGTGAAAGTGCAAAAGAATAAACAAATTTATGATCAATTATATGGTAAGTGGTGGGAAAGCGAAAAGAAAGTTAAAATGAAGCCAACCCTTAAAGATATAATTTTGTCTTGGATGTTAGGTCGGTAA
- a CDS encoding alanine--tRNA ligase, with translation MNSNTIREKFVSFFNNNKHQLAAPSSLIPHETDASVLFTTAGMQQFKNYYAYPDRASTARMVTIQPCVRTSDIEEVGDKTHLTFFEMLGNFSFGYPGKKGSYFKKEAIDFAWEFLTDKKWLGIDPGRISATYFGGDEEKKLMIDEGSRRNLESVKGLDKIEPHGFEDNFWTLGTELSPAGPTIEFYVDPSTSLGAGGIEVWNLVFNEYVFHDNEYGPSRYQGVDTGMGLERLAAIMQEKDDVYETDLFWPIIKYLGDGEVLPLNYNRDKESLKIIVDHLKAATFLVNDGVFPSNKDQGYIVRRLIRRALLHSQWSEYKNDWVPEIIEEIINIYPSLQNSKDKINKVISLEIEKFQTTVERGKKIITKLEILDAKAVFDLYQTYGFPLELSREYAAMKKIKINNEDLNAEIKKHQELSRTASAGKFKGGLEDTSEQTIKLHTAAHLLLAALRQILGDRVIQKGSNINAERLRFDFSHPEKLTPEQVKKVENLVNEKIKSNLLVKMKQMSLEEAKKSGAHGTFDARYGDKVKVYSIGTFSKEICGGPHVKKTSLLGKFKIIKEESSSAGVRRIKAVLNKT, from the coding sequence ATGAATTCGAATACAATCCGTGAAAAATTTGTCAGTTTTTTTAACAATAATAAGCATCAATTGGCCGCGCCATCTTCTCTAATACCCCACGAAACCGATGCCTCGGTTTTATTTACAACCGCCGGGATGCAGCAGTTTAAAAATTATTACGCTTATCCGGATCGTGCCTCAACTGCCAGGATGGTGACTATTCAACCGTGTGTGCGGACTTCTGATATTGAAGAAGTCGGTGATAAAACCCACCTCACTTTTTTCGAAATGCTGGGCAATTTTTCTTTTGGTTATCCTGGTAAAAAGGGATCATATTTTAAAAAAGAGGCGATTGATTTCGCGTGGGAATTTTTGACTGATAAAAAATGGTTAGGAATTGATCCTGGGAGAATTTCGGCGACTTATTTTGGCGGTGACGAGGAAAAAAAGTTAATGATTGATGAGGGTTCAAGAAGAAACCTTGAATCTGTCAAGGGTTTGGATAAAATTGAACCTCACGGTTTTGAAGATAATTTTTGGACTTTGGGGACAGAGTTAAGTCCGGCTGGTCCGACTATTGAATTTTATGTGGACCCCTCGACTTCGCTCGGGGCAGGTGGCATTGAAGTTTGGAATTTAGTTTTTAACGAATATGTTTTTCATGACAATGAATACGGACCTTCAAGATATCAAGGTGTTGATACGGGGATGGGTTTGGAACGGTTAGCAGCAATAATGCAAGAAAAAGATGATGTTTATGAAACTGATTTGTTTTGGCCAATAATTAAGTATTTAGGTGATGGTGAGGTGTTACCACTTAATTATAATCGCGATAAAGAATCTTTAAAAATTATTGTAGATCATCTTAAAGCCGCAACTTTTTTGGTAAACGATGGAGTTTTTCCCTCAAATAAAGATCAAGGTTATATAGTTCGAAGATTGATTAGAAGAGCATTATTACATAGTCAGTGGAGTGAATATAAAAATGATTGGGTTCCTGAAATTATCGAAGAAATCATTAATATTTATCCTTCACTTCAGAATTCAAAAGATAAAATTAATAAAGTGATTAGTCTGGAAATTGAAAAATTTCAAACAACAGTTGAGCGAGGGAAGAAAATTATTACAAAACTTGAAATCCTTGATGCCAAAGCAGTTTTTGATTTATATCAAACTTATGGATTTCCTTTGGAATTATCTCGCGAATATGCCGCGATGAAAAAAATTAAGATTAATAATGAGGATTTAAACGCGGAAATTAAAAAGCATCAGGAATTATCTAGAACCGCATCTGCTGGGAAGTTTAAAGGTGGTTTGGAAGATACCAGCGAACAGACAATTAAACTTCACACAGCAGCACATTTATTATTAGCAGCTTTGCGACAAATTTTAGGCGATCGGGTAATTCAAAAAGGTTCGAATATTAACGCTGAACGATTAAGATTTGATTTTTCACATCCGGAAAAATTAACACCTGAGCAGGTTAAAAAAGTTGAAAATCTAGTGAATGAAAAAATTAAAAGCAATCTGCTCGTAAAAATGAAACAGATGAGTTTAGAGGAAGCGAAAAAATCAGGTGCTCACGGCACTTTTGATGCCAGATATGGCGATAAAGTTAAAGTATATTCGATCGGCACATTTTCTAAAGAAATTTGCGGCGGCCCGCATGTTAAAAAAACCAGTCTACTCGGTAAATTTAAAATTATTAAAGAGGAATCTTCTTCTGCAGGAGTTCGCCGAATCAAAGCGGTTTTAAATAAAACATAA
- a CDS encoding S8 family serine peptidase → MNKVIIKIFQIFLIFVLIFSFSFKVGLAKNQNSDSKKEPSKTDQKKPTFVPGEIIVKFKESINPNKDKSLKDLEQNLGGESWQSIFKGKASQKLNVYKKKVMAGSEAKAIEKLSKHPGVEYVELNQIIYTEMIPNDPFYSSSGSWGQGFDDLWGIKKIQPESAWDLALGEGITVAVVDTGADYNHEDLAQNIWNNPGEVGIDANGNNKNSNGLDDDGNGYIDDWQGWDASTIVTQPRGWSSMISGSKEQDNDPIDDNGHGTHVSGTIAAVGNNGVGVIGVAPKAKIMPVKFLTKDGVGTHTDAANALIYAAENGAEIINNSWGGSYSRLVHDAIKYVYSVGPVIVAAAGNSSEDNLYDIPSGFPEVISVSATDNTDSLAGFSSFGKVDVSAPGVGILSSKSSLDDSTYLNVGEKYRVASGTSMASPHVAGLIALILAQNSNLTSEEVRQVLVKSADDLGATGFDPNFGFGRINAQKALNETLMGQAVILAPVGHFDGNSVNVFGTVQAANFQEYLLEYGAGDLPQTWMEIVTSTTPKTNNLLGAWNTSGLAFGRYTIRLKVIDTSGNIYESMNRVDYGVPLEIFNLEAAVFSPTETIINWNTNRQSYSWVEYGKDTNYGKTAYPDSEIADFAVQLLDLEPSTTYHYRIIADEFAKEISSPDYTFTTQTPFFSIQNVNIALEPHQTTITWETDIPTTGLVQYNRTYWTKNLYYQYRNEAADANLSTTHSVVLSQLDDNQEYIFIIKSQDQNGNGATTSPTYFTTTQGQYPQVINFVSQNLTENSLDLVWNTDIPSTAEIRFHGANEVAYYDTVQQNDNNLAQHHEKNLTGLKPSTVYWLTIVSISTDGSRSYYNPENFRTPESSHISNLVVQPLDRSATVSWTTDIPTYSRVWYQAGALELYNYPTSYTSWSLTTNHSITLTGLLPETLYGFKVESFDDNNNDFFLNIGEFTTLLLDDQVPTGLIKINNDALYVNQTGVTLNLTATDNVSVTEMQFSNNGTIFNSWEPYSASKNWILSSGDGLKTVYVRFRDASGNISTTYSDSIWLDTTQPSNGLVIINNNAVYATSSVVALTLSAQDNVGVTEMQFCTDEGYVCRSDAWEPYSTTKFWTFYNGDGIKTIFVRFRDAAGNISQTYNDTISIDTTAPTGSILINNGAVSTKTRYVTLNLSASDNLGGTVQMRFSNDNITWTSWENFASTKKWTLTTGKGSKTVYVQYRDAAGNITIFSDSIKY, encoded by the coding sequence ATGAATAAAGTAATTATTAAGATTTTTCAGATTTTTCTTATTTTTGTATTAATTTTTTCGTTTTCGTTTAAAGTTGGTTTGGCTAAAAATCAGAACTCGGACTCTAAAAAAGAACCAAGTAAAACCGATCAAAAAAAGCCGACTTTTGTTCCAGGCGAAATCATCGTCAAATTTAAAGAAAGCATTAATCCTAATAAAGATAAATCGCTCAAAGATTTGGAACAAAATTTAGGCGGTGAATCATGGCAATCGATTTTTAAGGGCAAAGCGAGCCAAAAATTAAATGTTTATAAAAAGAAAGTCATGGCTGGGTCAGAAGCCAAGGCAATCGAGAAATTATCTAAACATCCGGGGGTTGAATATGTCGAACTCAACCAAATAATCTACACGGAAATGATACCGAATGATCCTTTTTATTCTTCATCAGGTTCTTGGGGCCAGGGCTTTGACGACCTCTGGGGAATTAAGAAAATTCAACCAGAGTCAGCTTGGGATTTGGCGTTGGGAGAAGGAATAACTGTGGCAGTAGTTGACACTGGCGCAGATTATAATCATGAAGATTTGGCTCAAAATATTTGGAACAATCCCGGCGAAGTAGGCATAGATGCTAATGGTAATAATAAAAACAGCAATGGTCTTGATGACGACGGCAATGGCTATATTGACGATTGGCAGGGCTGGGATGCAAGTACTATCGTTACTCAACCTCGAGGATGGTCGTCTATGATCAGTGGCAGTAAAGAGCAGGATAATGATCCAATAGATGATAATGGTCACGGAACTCATGTTTCGGGCACGATCGCCGCGGTCGGCAATAATGGCGTGGGTGTAATTGGGGTAGCTCCAAAAGCCAAGATTATGCCGGTAAAATTTTTAACTAAAGATGGCGTAGGCACACATACGGATGCGGCTAATGCGCTAATTTACGCTGCCGAAAATGGTGCTGAGATTATTAATAATAGCTGGGGAGGGTCTTACAGCCGACTTGTTCATGACGCGATTAAATATGTTTATAGTGTGGGGCCAGTGATTGTTGCCGCTGCCGGTAACAGTAGCGAAGATAATCTTTATGACATTCCTTCTGGATTTCCTGAAGTAATTTCAGTTTCAGCGACTGATAATACTGATTCTTTAGCAGGGTTTTCTAGTTTTGGCAAGGTTGATGTTTCAGCGCCGGGTGTAGGCATTCTCTCATCTAAATCCTCCCTTGACGACTCAACTTATTTAAATGTGGGCGAAAAATATCGGGTTGCTTCCGGCACCTCAATGGCATCACCACATGTCGCGGGTTTAATTGCTTTAATCCTTGCCCAAAACTCAAATTTAACCAGTGAGGAAGTCAGGCAAGTTTTGGTAAAATCAGCCGACGACTTAGGAGCAACGGGTTTTGATCCTAATTTCGGTTTTGGTCGGATCAATGCTCAAAAAGCCTTAAATGAAACCTTGATGGGGCAGGCGGTAATTTTGGCACCAGTCGGTCATTTTGATGGGAATAGTGTCAATGTTTTTGGCACGGTCCAAGCCGCGAATTTTCAAGAATATTTGCTTGAGTATGGGGCAGGCGATTTGCCTCAAACTTGGATGGAAATTGTAACTTCCACAACTCCAAAAACTAATAATTTATTAGGCGCTTGGAATACCAGCGGTTTGGCTTTTGGCCGTTATACCATCAGACTAAAGGTAATTGATACCAGTGGCAATATTTATGAAAGTATGAACAGGGTTGATTATGGCGTCCCGCTTGAAATTTTTAACCTGGAGGCAGCTGTTTTTTCACCTACGGAGACAATAATTAACTGGAATACCAATCGTCAATCTTATAGTTGGGTAGAATATGGCAAAGACACAAACTATGGCAAGACGGCTTACCCTGATAGTGAGATTGCGGACTTTGCGGTTCAGCTTCTGGATTTAGAACCCAGCACTACTTATCATTATCGAATTATTGCTGATGAATTTGCCAAAGAAATATCCTCGCCAGATTATACTTTCACTACTCAAACGCCGTTTTTTTCAATTCAAAATGTTAATATTGCGCTAGAACCGCATCAGACCACAATTACTTGGGAGACTGACATCCCAACTACCGGTTTGGTTCAATATAACCGGACCTATTGGACAAAAAACTTGTATTATCAATATCGAAATGAAGCGGCAGACGCTAATCTATCCACCACTCATAGCGTGGTTTTATCTCAACTAGATGATAATCAGGAATATATTTTTATCATTAAATCTCAAGACCAAAATGGCAATGGCGCCACAACTTCGCCCACTTATTTTACCACCACCCAAGGTCAATATCCTCAAGTGATAAATTTTGTCAGTCAAAATCTAACCGAAAATAGCCTTGATCTTGTCTGGAATACTGATATTCCCTCTACGGCTGAAATTAGATTTCATGGCGCCAATGAAGTCGCGTACTACGATACAGTACAGCAAAATGATAATAATTTGGCCCAACATCATGAGAAAAATTTGACAGGATTAAAACCCTCAACCGTTTATTGGCTGACAATTGTCTCAATTTCTACTGACGGCAGTCGTTCTTATTACAACCCAGAAAATTTTAGAACTCCTGAGTCATCCCATATTAGCAACTTAGTGGTGCAGCCTCTTGACAGATCCGCGACTGTTAGTTGGACAACCGATATTCCAACTTACAGTCGAGTGTGGTACCAAGCTGGGGCGTTAGAGCTTTATAATTATCCGACTTCATATACAAGTTGGAGTTTAACGACAAATCATTCAATTACCTTGACCGGCTTATTGCCAGAAACTTTATACGGCTTTAAGGTTGAAAGTTTCGATGACAATAACAATGATTTTTTTCTAAATATTGGAGAATTTACTACTCTTCTATTAGATGATCAAGTTCCAACCGGTTTAATCAAAATTAACAATGATGCTTTATATGTAAACCAAACGGGAGTGACTCTTAATCTTACTGCCACAGATAATGTTAGTGTGACCGAAATGCAATTTTCCAACAATGGAACGATATTTAATTCTTGGGAGCCTTATTCTGCGAGTAAAAATTGGATTTTAAGTTCCGGAGATGGCTTAAAAACGGTTTATGTGCGATTTCGTGATGCTTCAGGTAATATCTCAACTACTTATTCTGACAGCATTTGGCTAGATACCACACAGCCCTCTAATGGTTTGGTTATAATCAACAATAACGCGGTCTATGCTACTTCAAGCGTTGTTGCTTTAACCCTTTCGGCTCAAGATAATGTTGGTGTAACCGAGATGCAGTTTTGCACTGATGAGGGTTATGTTTGCCGTTCTGACGCATGGGAGCCATATTCAACTACCAAATTTTGGACTTTCTATAATGGCGATGGGATAAAAACAATTTTTGTTCGTTTTCGCGATGCCGCTGGCAATATCTCACAAACTTACAATGATACGATTTCAATTGACACCACGGCGCCCACAGGTTCGATTTTAATCAATAATGGTGCTGTCTCCACCAAAACTCGTTATGTCACTTTAAATCTTTCTGCTTCTGATAACCTAGGCGGAACAGTGCAGATGAGATTTTCAAATGACAACATCACCTGGACTTCTTGGGAAAACTTTGCCTCGACAAAGAAATGGACTTTAACTACTGGCAAAGGTAGTAAAACAGTTTACGTTCAGTATCGTGACGCCGCCGGCAACATTACCATTTTTTCGGATTCAATAAAGTATTAA